The following are encoded together in the Lycium ferocissimum isolate CSIRO_LF1 unplaced genomic scaffold, AGI_CSIRO_Lferr_CH_V1 ctg13654, whole genome shotgun sequence genome:
- the LOC132042154 gene encoding uncharacterized protein LOC132042154 has product MLHHIGSKPIREIIYQKGGKDGNPPDLATVFFETRKKNDTLVDYETIKKHAQIQELVQSEPSLPTIEIVEKCFGPQTRSHVFGFGGGVKAKDFKGGTSSKVDLLSELRSTREENQSLKERLSNFENEMKELTQLKEWFLAQHSNFQPPTSECSGE; this is encoded by the exons ATGCTCCATCATATTGGTAGCAAGCCAATTAGAGAGATTATTTATCAAAAG GGCGGAAAAGACGGCAACCCACCAGATTTGGCAACTGTTTTCTTTGAGACTCGGAAGAAGAATGACACACTTGTTGATTATGAAACAATCAAGAAACAT gctcaaattcaagaattggTGCAGTCTGAACCGTCTCTTCCTACCATAGAAATTGTAGAAAAATGCTTTGGACCTCAAACTCGTAGCCATGTATTTGGATTTGGTGGTGGAGTAAAGGCGAAAGATTTTAAAGGTGGGACTTCCTCAAAGGTTGATTTATTGTCTGAGCTACGTTCAACTCGAGAAGAAAATCAATCTTTGAAGGAACGCTTGTCTAACTTTGAAAATGAGATGAAAGAACTGACACAATTGAAAGAGTGGTTTTTAGCTCAACACTCCAATTTCCAGCCTCCGACATCAGAATGCTCAGGAGAATGA